In the Malassezia vespertilionis chromosome 1, complete sequence genome, one interval contains:
- the RER2 gene encoding ditrans,polycis-polyprenyl diphosphate synthase [(2E,6E)-farnesydiphosphate specific] (EggNog:ENOG503NVA6; COG:H), translating to MALGGVQMVTVFAFAINNFKRSEEEVDALMALAKARLLELYQHGEVISRYSVRVRVVGKKELLPADVQEAIMTLEKATCHNTGAVLNICMPYSSQDEMCQAYASCVDVDQLGECTPPITRKDLDDKLLVSPNVPVDLLIRTSKVHRLSDFLLWQCNEHTQLHFVDQYWPMFGAKELIPILLQYQRCKIMGY from the coding sequence ATGGCACTTGGTGGCGTACAGATGGTGACGGTATTTGCATTTGCAATTAACAATTTCAAACGATCCGAAGAGGAGGTCGATGCGCTCATGGCACTCGCCAAAGCGCGGTTATTGGAACTGTATCAACATGGCGAAGTGATTTCGCGCTACTCTGTGCGCGTACGCGTTGTAGGAAAGAAGGAATTGTTACCTGCAGACGTGCAAGAAGCGATAATGACGTTGGAGAAAGCAACTTGCCACAACACTGGTGCCGTTCTTAACATCTGTATGCCGTACTCCTCGCAGGATGAGATGTGCCAGGCTTATGCTTCGTGCGTGGATGTGGATCAGCTAGGAGAATGCACGCCGCCAATTACTCGCAAAGATCTTGATGACAAGCTCCTTGTATCGCCAAATGTCCCTGTTGACCTCCTGATACGAACGTCCAAGGTGCACCGATTGAGCGACTTTCTCTTGTGGCAATGCAATGAACACACACAGCTACACTTTGTGGACCAGTATTGGCCCATGTTCGGCGCCAAAGAATTGATACCAATTTTACTGCAATACCAGCGGTGTAAAATCATGGGTTACTAG
- the UNG1 gene encoding uracil-DNA glycosylase (COG:L; EggNog:ENOG503NWWC) has protein sequence MSTQPPAKRARTEDVHPINGKDDFDEFDAPTEDLLLAVQEAESDLGSSPASSQRERKVESRVETTEVPEVYTLPYVGTPEDPLALERATMNKAWFDRLEPAMREPTFLKLKQFLDAEKRGGKTIYPPPHLIHSWSRTTPLEEVKVVIVGQDPYHQPGQACGHSFSVPKGKAVPASLQNIYKELRAEYPEFVPPKHGCLDGWAKQGVLLLNACLTVNAGSAGSHHNRGWEPFTRSILKSIVQATRAKGATAGPLASMLAGKDAKPQKNVVFLAWGLPAARTLAEAGITEKTPNILLLRSAHPSPLSAHRGFMGNGHFRKANDWLQDPSRFGPGGGIHWDQL, from the exons ATGTCCACACAGCCGCCGGCCAAACGCGCAAGAACAGAGGATGTGCACCCTATCAATGGGAAGGACGACTTTGACGAGTTCGACGCACCGACAGAGGATctgctgcttgccgtgcaAGAGGCAGAATCGGATCTCGGATCGAGTCCCGCGAGCTCtcagcgcgagcgcaaggtaGAGTCGCGCGTAGAAACAACCGAGGTCCCGGAAGTGTACACGCTACCGTATGTGGGCACGCCAGAGGATCCGCTAGCATTGGAGCGCGCAACGATGAACAAGGCTTGGTTCGACCGTCTCGAGCccgcgatgcgcgagccgACGTTTTTGAAACTAAAGCAGTTCCTCGATGCGGAGAAGCGTGGGGGGAAGACGATTTACCCACCGCCGCACTTGATACATAGCTGGTCACGCACCACGCCGCTGGAGGAGGTCAAAGTGGTGATTGTGGGGCAGGATCCATACCACCAGCCTGGGCAGGCTTGTGGGCACTCGTTCTCTGTGCCAAAGGGCAAGGCCGTGCCTGCGAGTCTACAAAACATTTACAAGGaactgcgcgccgagtaTCCCGAGTTTGTGCCGCCAAAGCACGGGTGTCTCGATGGCTGGGCAAAGCAGGGTGTATTGCTTTTGAATGCATGCTTG ACTGTGAATGCGGGAAGTGCGGGCTCGCACCATAATCGCGGCTGGGAGCCATTTACACGCAGTATCTTAAAATCGATCGTCCAGGCGACAAGGGCGAAAGGTGCTACTGCTGGTCCGCTTGCTTCCATGCTTGCAGGCAAGGACGCGAAACCACAAAAAAATGTCGTGTTCCTCGCGTGGGGCCTGCCGGCCGCGCGAACACTAGCGGAAGCGGGAATCACTGAGAAAACGCCCAACATCTTGCTATTGCGCTCCGCTCATCCTTCGCCGCTGAGTGCACACCGTGGATTCATGGGCAACGGACATTTCCGCAAGGCGAACGACTGGCTCCAAGATCCGTCGCGCTTTGGGCCGGGCGGCGGAATCCATTGGGACCAATTGTAG
- a CDS encoding acid phosphatase (COG:I; EggNog:ENOG503NV73), giving the protein MQHATPPIPLQWNFCHTSHSFDRAVLRKMDFVLKKPQVVPSHANIQRRVEYLVEGEPRMGDIGSCLLGELTDQGRLNMLRIGHNIRSLYVGKLHLLPAQLHVTDADRVYFRTTDMTRTTQSLEQVVTGFFGSSMGQPGSLIPSINVRNNVDEDMLPNSRPCAKLALMMRRFSKEAATIYNPQLAELDNAICPHNDGVPPRVDGQPKLSGLIDTARAAMAHKVPIPHPFSQPVVVDLMEKAVVHEWFAGYETADLNERRQYRRLAMGAFSGSLYDKFARRVVLGDKDPLRLSLYLGHDATLIGLLHVMDCFNGKWPAFAASLSMELFRNMIEATPPEPDGAPLSKVEGKGFYVRCRYGDETLFLPACAPADKHFADKSEFCTLDAFRQAMVDNMQPADGSSIAQECAVAL; this is encoded by the coding sequence ATGCAACATGCAACTCCGCCGATTCCCTTGCAATGGAACTTCTGCCACACTTCACACAGTTTTGACCGGGCTGTGCTGCGTAAAATGGATTTTGTTCTTAAAAAACCTCAGGTTGTGCCGTCACACGCAAATatccagcgccgtgtcGAGTACCTGGTCGAGGGAGAGCCACGAATGGGCGACATTGGTAGTTGTCTTTTGGGCGAGCTCACGGATCAGGGAAGATTAAACATGCTGCGTATTGGACACAATATCCGCTCTTTGTATGTTGGAAAGCTACACCTTCTTCCTGCTCAGCTGCATGTGACCGATGCAGACCGAGTCTATTTCCGTACTACGGACATGACGCGCACGACGCAGAGTCTCGAGCAGGTCGTCACCGGTTTCTTTGGCTCTTCCATGGGACAACCTGGCTCACTTATTCCGTCTATCAATGTGCGGAACAATGTGGACGAAGACATGCTCCCAAACTCGCGGCCGTGTGCAAAGCTTGCGCTGatgatgcggcgcttttccAAGGAGGCAGCCACAATTTATAAcccgcagcttgccgagctggacaatGCGATCTGTCCGCATAATGACGGTGTACCGCCGCGTGTGGATGGGCAACCGAAACTAAGTGGCTTGATTGatactgcgcgcgcagcaatggCGCACAAAGTTCCGATTCCGCATCCCTTCAGCCAGCCGGTCGTGGTCGATTTGATGGAGAAAGCAGTTGTGCACGAGTGGTTTGCGGGGTATGAAACTGCAGACTTGAACGAGCGCAGGCAGTACCGTCGCTTAGCGATGGGTGCTTTTTCCGGCTCCTTGTACGACAAGTTTGCTCGAAGGGTGGTCTTAGGTGACAAGGATCCACTCCGGCTGAGCTTGTACTTGGGCCACGACGCTACCTTGATTGGATTGCTGCATGTGATGGACTGTTTCAATGGCAAGTGGCCTGCATTTGCGGCGAGCCTCTCCATGGAACTGTTCCGTAATATGATCGAGGCCACGCCACCTGAGCCGgatggcgcgccgctcagtAAGGTCGAAGGAAAGGGCTTTTATGTGCGCTGTCGCTACGGTGACGAAACTCTCTTCCTTCCGGCGTGTGCGCCTGCTGATAAGCACTTTGCTGACAAATCGGAATTTTGCACGCTGGACGCCTTCCGGCAGGCTATGGTGGATAATATGCAGCCTGCGGATGGAAGCAGTATTGCACAAGAATGTGCTGTGGCTCTGTGA
- the ORT1 gene encoding mitochondrial ornithine carrier protein (EggNog:ENOG503NV14; COG:C; TransMembrane:2 (i81-104o124-149i)) produces MSAAQDALLPCEACAQPKPRLSRATKDILFGSVAGMISKLFEHPFDLVKVRLQTQPMKPAPHYTGALDCFRKTIQREGVRGLFRGVSMPLCGATLENASLFFTYNQVQPLLRDVFRVSKDEPAPMSLLAVAAACSGAVAGFVLTPVELIKCRMQVQMMTMHTAQADAPKDVRRALPQLPSALTLIRQTVREAGIRGLWLGFAGTLVREMGGGIAWFLTFEIATRELIQLHQHQHPSKLFAKKDLSSIDLAGSGALAGIMYNVSLFPADCVKSTMQTEKELRMHSKVPHAISRGFFATFAHIYKTRGIRGLYAGLGVTCLRSAPSSAIVFLVYNKLEHAADLYGL; encoded by the coding sequence ATGTCCGCTGCCCAAGATGCATTGCTTCCGTGTGAGGCGTGCGCACAGCCCAAGCCGCGACTAAGTCGCGCGACCAAAGACATTCTGTTTGGCTCGGTCGCTGGGATGATCAGCAAGCTGTTTGAGCACCCGTTCGACTTGGTTAAAGTGCGTCTGCAGACGCAGCCGATGAAGCCCGCACCCCATTATACCGGCGCGCTAGACTGTTTCCGAAAAACGATTCAGCGCGAAGGCGTGCGAGGTCTGTTTCGTGGTGTCTCAATGCCGCTCTGCGGTGCGACGCTGGAGAATGCGAGCCTTTTCTTTACCTACAATCAGGTGCAGCCTTTACTTCGGGATGTGTTTCGCGTGTCAAAAGACGAGCCTGCCCCTATGAGTCTACTCGCTGTGgctgcggcgtgctctggcgccgtcgctggTTTCGTGCTCACGCCCGTGGAGCTGATCAAGTGTAGGATGCAGGTACAGATGATGACTATGCATACTGCACAAGCTGATGCCCCAAAGGAtgtacggcgcgcgctgccgcaaCTACCGAGCGCCCTGACGCTTATCCGGCAGACAGTGCGAGAAGCGGGTATCCGCGGTCTGTGGCTTGGTTTTGCCGGCACTTtggtgcgcgagatggGCGGAGGCATTGCGTGGTTTTTGACATTTGAgatcgcgacgcgcgagcTGATCCAGCTACATCAACACCAACATCCCAGCAAGCTGTTTGCAAAAAAAGACCTGAGCAGCATCGACTTGGCCGGTTCTGGCGCTTTAGCAGGAATTATGTACAATGTGAGCCTTTTCCCTGCGGACTGTGTCAAGTCTACCATGCAGACGGAGAAagagctgcgcatgcacagcaaAGTTCCGCACGCGATCTCGCGCGGTTTTTTTGCGACATTTGCTCATATCTACAAGACGCGTGGTATTCGGGGTCTCTACGCGGGACTTGGCGTTACATGCCtacgcagcgcaccaagcagcgccattGTATTCCTAGTTTACAACAAACTCGAGCACGCAGCCGACTTATACGGTCTATAG
- the YUH1 gene encoding ubiquitinyl hydrolase 1 (MEROPS:MER0000836; COG:O; EggNog:ENOG503NUZS), with protein MATSWVPLEANPGLFSEWSNELGLDTSKYAFHDIFGLDPELLAMVPQPTNAVLFLFPLSPAIEARRKTEDAVPHTSQDDVLWFPQTIGNACGTIGLLHAIANSNAASAVASNSALAQLLGDAKKLAPAERTTLLAQSKALQSVHAATAQQGQTHAPEPVDDVDLHFVAFVRGADGQLLELDGRRTGPVVRDVRVPAQEDLLAKTAEFVQSYYMRADPEQVQYNLIALAPNDL; from the coding sequence ATGGCCACATCGTGGGTACCGCTCGAAGCAAATCCCGGCCTGTTCAGCGAATGGAGCAACGAGCTGGGCTTGGATACTTCCAAGTATGCTTTCCATGACATTTTTGGGCTCGACCCAGAATTGCTGGCAATGGTCCCACAGCCTACCAACGCCGTCCTATTTCTGTTCCCACTTTCGCCGGCGAtcgaagcgcggcgcaaaacaGAAGATGCCGTGCCGCACACGTCCCAAGATGATGTCCTGTGGTTTCCGCAGACTATCGGGAATGCATGCGGCACAATCGGTCTTTTGCATGCGATCGCGAATTCAAacgctgcgagcgctgtTGCATCCAactcggcgcttgcgcagctacTTGGCGACGCGAAGAAGCTCGCACCGGCAGAGCGTACTACACTGCTGGCACAGAGCAAGGCACTGCAGAGTGTCCACGCAGCgactgcgcagcaaggccAGACACATGCACCCGAGCCTGTCGACGATGTCGATCTGCACTTTGTcgcgtttgtgcgcggcgcggatggCCAGCTTCTCGAACTCGATGGACGTCGTACGGGGCCTGTCGtgcgcgatgtgcgcgtGCCAGCTCAAGAAGACTTGCTTGCCAAGACGGCCGAGTTTGTCCAGAGCTACTATATGCGCGCCGATCCGGAGCAGGTGCAGTACAACTTGAtagcgcttgcgccgaaCGATTTATAG
- a CDS encoding uncharacterized protein (EggNog:ENOG503P6KA; COG:S; TransMembrane:1 (n2-12c16/17o326-349i); SECRETED:SignalP(1-16)), protein MLYVVIALLAPLAVLAESTLYLSGVEDASKSPLQISAQDAHRVLAHHLGVDSNVLPTKRQCGPQVWHHLPADIAEYDATTLFEPMSDKNGFLVTFHGLRDEHDLFPASMQATHTVSSAASGENFEALAQLYAGAAQGASAWLGQAKNLAGDVLGRFDQELTSLRSLARSDAPSMESVQQMHLDALADIRTEYGAKSATFERAKAQLKETVNTLVQNWAGGVGPIAIVHTDKSGAPLYTRSKVRANTTHDRLHPFVADAPSKDANACHTSPDALRGATNDCNGHGEPKESAKGGKKCWRCACRATKTAGKTQQWTGAACEKEDVASFVLLIIGSIGALFVATVFSIALLYREGAQELPGTLSSIALPPS, encoded by the exons ATGTTGTACGTGGTGATAGCGCTTCTGGCGCCTCTGGCGGTCCTCGCAGAGTCTACACTGTACTTGAGCGGGGTGGAGGATGCATCCAAGAGTCCCCTGCAGATCtctgcgcaagacgcacaTCGTGTATTGGCACACCACCTTGGTGTCGATAGCAATGTGCTTCCTACTAAGCGCCAATGCGGTCCGCAGGTATGGCATCACCTGCCCGCAGATATTGCAGAATACGATGCGACTACCTTGTTTGAGCCTATGAGTGACAAAAACGGCTTTTTAGTTACGTTCCATGGTCTGCGCGATGAACATG ACCTATTTCCTGCGTCGATGCAGGCGACCCATACAGtttccagcgctgcgtccGGAGAGAACTttgaagcgcttgcgcagctttatgcgggcgcggcgcaaggtgcAAGTGCGTGGCTAGGCCAGGCAAAGAACCTCGCGGGTGATGTGCTTGGGCGTTTCGATCAGGAGCTTACATCCTTGCGTAGCTTGGCCAGGAGCGATGCGCCCAGCATGGAATCAGTACAGCAAATGCACCTTGATGCACTTGCGGATATTCGCACCGAGTATGGCGCAAAGAGTGCGACATTCGAgcgtgccaaggcgcagctgAAGGAGACGGTAAATACACTCGTACAGAACTGGGCAGGCGGAGTCGGGCCCATTGCAATTGTGCACACGGACAAGAGCGGAGCACCTCTATATACACGCAGCAAGGTCCGTGCAAATACAACACACGATAGGCTGCATCCTTTCGTTGCCGATGCGCCCAGCAAGGATGCGAATGCGTGCCACACTTCGCccgacgcactgcgcggcgctacaAACGATTGCAATGGGCACGGAGAGCCGAAGGAGTCGGCTAAGGGCGGCAAAAAATGctggcgctgtgcttgccgcgcgacCAAGACGGCCGGCAAGACGCAGCAATGGACAGGCGCCGCATGCGAAAAGGAGGATGTGGCATCGTTTGTGCTACTCATTATTGGCTCCATCGGCGCATTGTTTGTTGCGACTGTCTTTTCTATCGCACTACTCTATCGCGAGGGCGCCCAAGAACTGCCTGGCACGCTCTCGAGCATCGCTTTACCCCCCTCATAG
- a CDS encoding alcohol dehydrogenase (NADP(+)) (EggNog:ENOG503NVVI; COG:Q) has product MPKGYAIKDVKNWTDFQVIDFDLKKPADDDIDIAITHCGICGSDLHTVSGGWGALKVPACIPGHEIVGNVTNVGKGVKDIKVGDRVGHENENYCIGDGEGYMVDTYNSIWPDGSIAQGGYSTNIRTPEQFVFPIPDGMKSEHAAPMLCAGLTLYSPLRRNNVGPGKRVGIVGIGGLGHFGVMFAKAMDAEVIAISHSASKKEDALKMGASQFIATKEDPNWFERFKNKPFDLIVNTASSAAVDIPAMISALKVDGSIISVGMPEDLIQLRVQNLAMRCSSIGSSHIGSKVEAMEMLKLANEKNVVPWIELIDMKDCSKAIERVSKGDIRYRFVLKQDLEKPDTLSTLIMSAFRASTVAFRAMRPSAPARLLKPEFQPHFADVWIPSLIFWGATGGVFVTLALSGVPKFDVDVLEKTPLAWFYKAYRLRIRDNRTMPFSRAVPDSLLDRNASWSQDFVSSQPDLADALSEGQHPKVFWIGCSDSRVPESVVCNARPGELFVLRNVANQFHIHDDSAVSALTFAVQALGVEHIIVVGHTSCGGVGAAVKQVLREQEDEYMGPQESSALTRHLNPLMDLARYLRVRVRERHQLGQQELYERLVRMLTEASVRKQIQNIVEHPVIRDNWNQKVSPLNDKVNPRVTIHGWIQKVGSSQLLELDATVRPPPLEGEEPEHV; this is encoded by the exons ATGCCCAAGGGATACGCTATTAAGGACGTGAAGAACTGGACAGATTTCCAGGTGATTGACTTTGATTTGAAG AAACCTGCAGATGACGACATTGACATCGCCATTACCCACTGTGGTATCTGTGGTTCCGACCTTCATACCGTTTCCGGTGGATG GGGCGCTCTCAAGGTGCCTGCTTGCATTCCTGGCCACGAAATTGTGGGAAACGTGACCA ACGTCGGTAAGGGAGTGAAGGACATCAAAGTCGGTGATCGAGTTGGT CATGAAAACGAAAATT ACTGTATCGGCGATGGCGAAGGGTACATGGTCGACACGTACAACTCCATCTGGCCAGATGGTAGCATTGCACAGGGCGGCTACTCTACCAACATCCGCACCCCTGAGCAGTTTGTATTCCCCATCCCTGATGGCATGAAGTCGgagcacgcggcgccgatgTTGTGTGCTGGCTTGACGCTTTACAGTcccttgcgccgcaacaaTGTAGGCCCTGGAAAGCGCGTTGGTATTGTGGGTATTGGTGGTCTCGGCCACTTTGGTGTGATGTTTGCCAAGGCGATGGATGCTGAGGTCATTGCCATCTCTCACTCCGCCAGCAAAAAAGAGGATGCTCTGAAGATGGGTGCTTCCCAGTTCATCGCAACTAAGGAAGACCCCAACTGGTTTGAGCGTTTCAAGAACAAGCCGTTCGACCTGATTGTCAATACGGCCTCCTCTGCTGCCGTCGACATTCCCGCCATGATCTCTGCGCTCAAGGTGGATGGCAGTATCATCTCGGTTGGTATGCCTGAAGACCTGATCCAGCTGCGTGTGCAGAACCTTGCAATGCGCTGTTCTTCCATCGGTAGCAGTCACATTGGCAGCAAGGTCGAGGCGATGGAGATGTTGAAGCTCGCGAATGAAAAGAACGTCGTGCCTTGGATCGAGCTTATCGACATGAAGGACTGTTCGAAGGCTATTGAGCGCGTGTCGAAGGGCGATATCCGATACCGCTTCGTGCTCAAACAAGATCTTGAGAAGCCCGA CACGTTGTCGACGCTTATTATGTCTGCGTTCCGTGCCTCTACAGTTGCGTTCCGTGCCATGCGCCCCAGCGCTCCGGCGCGTTTGCTGAAGCCCGAGTTTCAGCCGCATTTTGCCGATGT ATGGATTCCTTCGCTTATCTTTTGGGGAGCAACCGGCGGTGTCTTTGTCACACTAGCTCTTAGCGGTGTCCCCAAGTTCGATGTGGATGTTCTTGAGAAGACACCTTTG GCATGGTTTTACAAGG CCTATCGGCTCCGCATTCGCGACAA TCGCACCATGCCATTTTCTCGCGCTGTTCCCGACTCGCTCTTGGACCGCAATGCGTCCTGGTCGCAAGATTTTGTTTCCTCACAGCCAGATTTAGCGGATGCACTTAGTGAGGGCCAGCATCCAAAGGTGTTTTGGATCGGTTGCAGTGATTCTCGTGTGCCGGAGAGTGTGGTGTGCAACGCACGACCTGGAGAGCTatttgtgctgcgcaatgtTGCGAACCAATTTCACATTCATGACGATAGTGCCGTGAGTGCGCTGACCTTTGCTGTCCAGGCATTGGGAGTTGAGCACATTATCGTGGTCGGCCATACCAGCTGCGGCGGTGTCGGTGCTGCTGTGAAACAAGTTCTGCGCGAACAGGAGGATGAGTATATGGGCCCGCAAGAGTCAAGCGCACTCACACGTCACCTCAATCCTCTCATGGATCTTGCGCGTTATTTACGTGTACGTGTACGAGAGCGACACCAGCTCGGACAGCAAGAGTTGTATGAGCGCCTGGTGCGTATGCTTACTGAGGCGAgtgtgcgcaagcagatCCAGAATATTGTTGAGCACCCTGTGATTCGCGACAACTGGAACCAGAAGGTATCGCCGTTGAACGACAAGGTGAACCCGCGTGTCACCATTCATGGATGGATCCAAAAAGTAGGTAGCAGCCAACTGTTGGAGCTCGACGCTACAGTACGACCCCCTCCATTGGAGGGCGAAGAGCCAGAGCATGTGTAG
- a CDS encoding uncharacterized protein (EggNog:ENOG503P5C7) yields MRPLFGLRLGLWPGLRPGLRLCALPGVQPGAVRILRSVQHVGLRHYSVRPRISKGSYAMRLLSGPVVEFFSILSRIARILISATMVVCIITVGSWEGAHQYVEYFPMRDDGKALPIDDHRTDPYGWDIDDVVAHLNTPYGTDPRMGIFGRHIMRSAWIAEKWGSGVAPSHIFGRASRGLRNTQMLDLSTYQGLSLTERFLTTALDVAESRGISVPDFQSSHDKTLDATGVALELWLADVRTQMSTPKSLSLAGLSYEKLYEAYRDAPHGNVFQIAMAFKLSTVESRLGRFAQSREWLDRGLNSCIGHTGQGLVDAALSTQSFHAKTALDARCSVEALLQLSRVCIQESKGEHGFQESGLRSALAAQFAALRIAQEETHCGGDAAGAHLERIWAQEKLSVLGVYIAETLHVLHSLPPKQRSWFARLWPRHDALLSALPEPRTAAVPDGPNMQCREWLAYSIARASEAQAALRTGTKESAAPLFEHEPCLVHAVQPFF; encoded by the exons ATGCGTCCTCTCTTTGGCTTGCGGCTTGGCTTGTGGCCTGGCTTGCGGCCTGGCTTGCGGCTCTGTGCGCTGCCCGGTGTGCAGCCCGGTGCGGTGCGCATATTGCGTAGTGTACAGCATGTAGGACTGCGCCACTATTCTGTGCGCCCAAGGATCAGCAAAGGCAGCTATGCGATGCGACTCCTGTCCGGTCCCGTCGTTGAGTTCTTCTCGATCCTCTCGCGGATTGCGCGCATATTGATCAGCGCAACAATGGTCGTCTGTATTATCACGGTAGGGTCCTGGGAAGGTGCCCACCAGTACGTCGAGTATTTCCCAATGCGTGACGATGGGAAGGCATTGCCGATCGACGACCACCGCACGGACCCGTACGGTTGGGACATCGACGACGTGGTCGCGCACCTCAACACTCCATATGGAACCGATCCACGTATGGGGATATTTGGTAGGCATatcatgcgcagcgcttggatAGCGGAAAAGTGgggcagcggcgtggcgcCATCTCACATATTTGgacgcgcatcgcgcggcttgcgcaATACGCAAATGCTCGACTTGTCCACTTACCAAGGCCTCTCCCTTACCGAGAGGTTTCTCACCACGGCGCTTGATGTTGCCGAGTCGCGTGGGATCTCTGTCCCTGATTTCCAAAGCAGCCACGACAAAACGCTCGACGCCACGGGCGTCGCATTAGAGCTCTGGCTTGCCGATGTGCGTACACAGATGAGCACTCCGAAATCGCTTTCTCTTGCAGGCCTGTCTTATGAGAAATTGTATGAGGCGTATCGCGATGCACCGCACGGCAACGTGTTCCAAATAGCCATGGCGTTCAAGCTGAGCACCGTGGAAAGCAGGCTCGGACGCTTTGCTCAAAGCCGTGAATGGCTTGATCGCGGTCTAAACTCGTGCATTGGGCACACGGGGCAGGGCTTGgttgatgcggcgctgagtACGCAATCGTTTCATGCCAAGACGGCATTGGATGCGCGATGCAGTGTCGAAGCCTTGCTCCAGCTCTCACGCGTGTGTATCCAAGAGAGCAAAGGCGAGCATGGATTCCAAGAGTCGGGTTTGCGCTCTGCCTTAGCCGCGCAGTTTGCAGCACTACGCATTGCACAGGAGGAGACGCACTGTGGCGGTGatgctgcaggcgcacacCTCGAGCGGATATGGGCGCAGGAGAAGCTGTCTGTGCTCGGCGTGTACATTGCCGAAACGCTGCATGTATTGCACTCTTTGCCCCcaaagcagcgcagttGGTTTGCACGTTTGTGGCCACGCcacgatgcactgctcaGCGCATTGCCCGAGCCGCGCACTGCTGCTGTCCCTGACGGGCCTAACATGCAATGCAGAGAATGGCTTGCGTATTCAATAGCGCGTGCTTCTGAAGCCCAAGCGGCGTTGCGCACTGGCACCAAGGAGAGTGCCGCGCCTCTCTTTGAGCACGAGCCGTGCTTGGTTCATGCTGTCCAAC CGTTCTTTTGA
- a CDS encoding isocitrate dehydrogenase (NADP(+)) (COG:C; EggNog:ENOG503NVZ4), whose protein sequence is MATAQKIKVENPIVELDGDEMTRIIWKKIRDDLILPFLDVDLKYYDLGIEHRDQTDDKVTTEAAEAIKKYKVGVKCATITPDEARVKEFGLKKMWLSPNGTIRNILGGTVFREPIVLSKIPRPVPGWTKPICIGRHAFGDQYRSTNFVVPGAGKLTITYTPSDAQQEPIEYQAYEFNENGGVAMAMYNTIDSITGFAHASFKMAIEKQMPLYLSTKNTILKAYDGKFKDIFQELYESIYKPDFDRLDIWYEHRLIDDMVAQAIKGDGGFVWACKNYDGDVQSDILAQGFGSLGMMTSELITPDGDLIESEAAHGTVTRHYREHQKGNETSTNSVASIYAWTRGLLFRGKLDNNQMLIDFAQTLEQVCVDAIDKDNVMTKDLAFSIYGKKMKRESYVTTFEFLDHVKEQLIAKLQQNASHL, encoded by the exons ATGGCTACTG CACAAAAGATTAAAGTAGAGAACCCTATCGTGGAACTCGATGGTGATGAGATGACT CGTATCATCTGGAAAAAGATTCGTGACGAT CTCATTCTTCCCTTTTTGGACGTGGACCTGAAATACTATGACTTGGGCATAGAGCATCGCGACCAAACCGACGATAAGGTTACCACCGAGGCTGCCGAGGCGATCAAGAAGTACAAAGTCGGAGTCAAGTGCGCCACGATCACGCCCGATGAGGCGCGTGTCAAGGAGTTTGGCCTGAAGAAAATGTGGCTTTCGCCTAACGGCACCATCCGTAACATCCTGGGCGGCACTGTTTTCCGCGAGCCAATCGTTCTTAGCAAGATCCCCCGTCCAGTTCCTGGCTGGACTAAGCCGATTTGCATTGGCCGCCACGCTTTTGGCGATCAGTACCGCAGCACTAACTTTGTCGTGCCGGGTGCTGGCAAGCTCACCATTACGTACACCcccagcgacgcgcagcaggaGCCGATTGAGTACCAAGCGTACGAATTTAATGAGAACGGCGGTGTTGCTATGGCCATGTACAACACGATCGACTCCATCACGGGCTTTGCTCACGCTTCGTTCAAGATGGCGATCGAAAAGCAGATGCCGTTGTACTTGAGCACCAAGAACACCATTCTCAAAGCATACGATGGCAAGTTTAAGGATATCTTCCAGGAACTGTACGAGTCGATCTACAAGCCCGACTTTGATCGCCTCGACATCTGGTACGAGCACCGCCTGATCGATGATATGGTGGCGCAGGCCATCAAGGGCGACGGTGGCTTTGTCTGGGCGTGCAAGAATTACGATGGCGACGTCCAGTCCGACATTCTTGCGCAGGGTTTCGGCTCTTTGGGCATGATGACCTCGGAGCTGATCACCCCCGATGGCGATCTGATCGAGTCCGAGGCTGCGCACGGTACCGTGACGCGCCACTACCGCGAGCACCAAAAAGGCAACGAGACAAGCACCAACTCGGTAGCCTCGATCTACGCCTGGACTCGTGGCCTTCTTttccgcggcaagctcgacaATAATCAGATGCTGATTGATTTTGCCCAaacgctcgagcaggtcTGTGTGGATGCGATCGACAAGGACAATGTCATGACCAAAGACCTTGCCTTCTCGATCTACGGCAAAAAAATGAAGCGCGAGAGCTACGTGACTACCTTTGAGTTCCTCGACCACGTCAAAGAACAACTCATCGCAAAACTCCAGCAGAATGCCTCGCACTTGTAG